The Chloroherpetonaceae bacterium genome window below encodes:
- a CDS encoding ACT domain-containing protein — protein sequence MSEVELRKIIDLAIEELGDKATKENVAAVVTEVIESYKRGAPQVALSVERESSVFHNPSSGRMIVTAFGKNSPGIVSVITTELAKYQCDLQDVSQKIMQDLFTLIMLVDISKSTTDFQTLKKNLNEKGAAIGVQVFVQHEDIFRAMHRV from the coding sequence ATGTCAGAAGTTGAACTTCGAAAAATAATTGATTTAGCTATTGAAGAGCTTGGGGATAAAGCCACCAAAGAAAATGTTGCTGCGGTAGTCACAGAAGTGATAGAATCTTATAAACGTGGGGCGCCTCAAGTGGCTCTTTCGGTTGAAAGAGAATCATCAGTATTTCATAACCCCTCTTCAGGGCGAATGATTGTGACAGCATTTGGCAAAAATTCACCGGGAATTGTGAGTGTGATAACCACCGAACTCGCTAAATACCAATGTGATTTGCAAGATGTCTCTCAAAAAATTATGCAAGATCTTTTCACTCTCATTATGCTTGTTGATATTTCAAAATCAACGACAGACTTTCAGACACTCAAAAAAAACTTAAACGAAAAAGGTGCTGCAATCGGTGTTCAGGTATTTGTTCAACATGAAGATATTTTCCGCGCAATGCACCGCGTCTAA
- a CDS encoding aldehyde dehydrogenase family protein — MELSSDLRSIQETRSLLLRAKEAQKIYKEFSQVDVDRIVSKMAERGYEAREKLAKLAVEETGFGRVEHKVLKNIVGTKRLHDYIKDMKTCGIIRKTHNEKIWEVATPMGVVAALIPTTNPTSTMMYKAIIALKSRNAIVASPHPRSIRCTLEAAQIMSQAAKEAGAPDGLVNCISLPTQEGTSELIRHEITSVILATGGSAMVRAAYSSGKPAYGVGPGNVPAFIERTANVAKAVADILFGKTFDNGTLCSSEQSIVCDLPIKSKVIAELKKRGAYFVSNEERERLERYMFPKGLNPEVVGKPATFIAERAGIAVPSETTVLIAEIGGVGKKHPLSSEKLSPVLSFFTEDGWEAGCKRSIEILEFGGIGHSLAVHTENPMVIEQFALHKPAHRILINTVSAVGAVGYTTDLPPAMTLGPGTIGGSITTDNITPMHLLNIKRVAFETHPVNDTNGNFIPQDGESSSKKNESEPIVKRYDFAAKEGHSFMAEIEARIREKAGNKASPMMSGYKSSKPNGKQESKDLSKAKNDSMKSAVLSDAEINDLINQFKKK, encoded by the coding sequence ATGGAATTATCATCTGACTTAAGATCAATTCAAGAAACCCGTTCCTTACTCCTTCGGGCGAAAGAGGCGCAAAAAATCTATAAAGAGTTTTCACAAGTCGATGTGGATAGAATTGTGAGTAAAATGGCGGAGCGAGGTTATGAAGCACGGGAAAAATTGGCAAAGTTGGCCGTTGAAGAAACAGGTTTCGGTAGAGTAGAGCATAAAGTATTAAAGAATATTGTCGGTACAAAGCGACTTCATGACTACATCAAAGACATGAAAACTTGCGGTATTATTCGCAAAACGCACAACGAAAAAATTTGGGAAGTGGCAACGCCTATGGGTGTAGTTGCAGCGTTGATACCTACGACCAACCCAACAAGCACAATGATGTATAAGGCTATCATTGCTCTAAAATCAAGGAATGCAATCGTTGCGTCTCCCCATCCGCGCTCGATTCGCTGCACGCTCGAAGCCGCTCAAATTATGAGCCAAGCCGCTAAAGAGGCAGGAGCTCCAGATGGATTGGTAAACTGTATCTCTCTACCTACCCAAGAAGGAACAAGTGAATTAATCAGGCATGAAATCACAAGCGTCATATTAGCCACCGGCGGCTCAGCGATGGTTCGTGCCGCTTATTCTTCCGGTAAACCGGCTTATGGTGTCGGTCCCGGAAATGTGCCTGCATTTATTGAACGAACAGCCAATGTGGCAAAAGCAGTCGCCGATATACTTTTTGGGAAAACATTTGATAACGGCACACTGTGTTCCTCAGAGCAATCCATTGTGTGCGATTTGCCCATAAAATCAAAAGTGATTGCGGAACTAAAAAAACGTGGAGCCTATTTTGTATCGAATGAGGAAAGAGAACGACTCGAACGCTATATGTTTCCAAAGGGTCTTAATCCTGAAGTAGTGGGCAAGCCCGCAACATTCATCGCTGAACGAGCCGGCATAGCGGTTCCATCAGAAACCACAGTTCTGATTGCAGAGATTGGCGGAGTCGGAAAAAAACATCCACTCTCTTCTGAAAAGCTTTCGCCTGTACTTTCATTTTTCACGGAAGATGGTTGGGAAGCAGGATGTAAAAGAAGTATCGAGATTTTAGAGTTTGGTGGAATCGGTCATTCACTTGCCGTGCATACCGAAAACCCAATGGTAATCGAGCAATTTGCTTTACACAAACCGGCGCATCGCATCCTTATCAATACGGTTTCAGCCGTTGGTGCTGTGGGTTACACCACCGATCTCCCACCTGCAATGACGCTTGGTCCCGGAACCATTGGCGGTTCAATTACTACTGATAATATTACCCCGATGCATCTCCTAAATATTAAGCGCGTTGCATTCGAAACTCACCCTGTCAATGACACTAACGGGAATTTTATTCCTCAAGATGGCGAGTCTTCTTCAAAGAAAAATGAGTCTGAACCAATAGTGAAACGCTATGATTTTGCTGCCAAAGAAGGGCACTCGTTTATGGCGGAAATCGAAGCAAGAATTCGCGAAAAAGCAGGAAACAAAGCGTCGCCAATGATGAGCGGTTATAAAAGCTCAAAGCCAAATGGAAAGCAGGAATCAAAAGATTTATCAAAAGCAAAAAATGATTCTATGAAATCAGCGGTTCTCTCTGATGCTGAGATAAATGACTTAATCAATCAATTCAAAAAGAAGTAG
- the aroQ gene encoding type II 3-dehydroquinate dehydratase, with protein MKIFVLNGPNLGRLGHREPEIYGTETLLDIEKSLRDSFPQVDILFFQSEYEGALIEKIYEAVDKDKVDAIILNPGALTHYSIALRDAISSIKAPLIEVHLSNVFARESFRAHSVISPVANGVISGFGSYSYHLGVLAAMKAALKVTKPSRLTN; from the coding sequence ATGAAGATTTTTGTTCTCAATGGGCCAAACTTAGGGCGGCTTGGGCATCGCGAGCCGGAAATTTACGGTACTGAAACACTTTTAGATATTGAGAAATCGCTTCGTGATTCATTTCCGCAAGTGGACATACTTTTTTTTCAAAGCGAATATGAAGGAGCATTGATTGAAAAAATATACGAAGCCGTAGATAAAGATAAGGTCGATGCCATAATTTTGAATCCCGGAGCACTGACGCATTATAGCATTGCTTTGAGAGATGCCATTTCATCAATAAAAGCGCCGCTCATCGAAGTACATCTTTCAAATGTTTTTGCAAGGGAATCGTTCAGGGCGCATTCAGTGATTTCTCCGGTTGCGAATGGTGTTATTTCAGGATTCGGTTCCTATAGTTATCATTTAGGTGTTTTGGCCGCTATGAAAGCGGCTTTAAAAGTGACTAAACCTTCGAGATTAACCAATTAA
- a CDS encoding tetratricopeptide repeat-containing sensor histidine kinase produces the protein MKQSFAAVSMHCTYINFQFCIIGSFHFISIKQFSRFLFSIVFIATSLFSQENSSPEIALPDSLSKPLKRWFQEGIADSNSILALNRASIYFENILPDSAISLSRLSIELAEKVKFKKGEAEALFNLAYAADNKGNFQNAIENYLKALSIEYELQDTAKILTTYNRLVSLFGESENSQLREKYYQEAITLTQNPLYDEIKARIHVSKAIYTDDLTEKISLYRTAVNMLEKLDFPNRLSLYYSFLGRALARNKQYEEGEVFLWKAIKLAEKIGDKRKIADSYYGLAEMNVAATRLTNAVSYFKLAIKNYTELGKSSDKTNAAFAYRELSKISLGTGDLVSAIDFGKSSLRFTQEAGEIGLQTEIYEYLSSLYEKKKDFSTALAYHKRFAELADSTKMMESNEKISSLELRLRNQLKDREIELLRTENALKASEAEQNKLLRNALIGIIILTIVVVILIYRQFVIKKRSELTLSEKNAQLNEAVVFAERERLRAEEASIMKTEFLNIAAHDLKNPLQTVLGFSSLIGEHKSANEDINRMSRVVQSSTVRMIRIIDEVLNLANIESPTFELYKVNTDLGLLLSQVIEQNLPNAEKKGQKLNLTLSTSSFQGNLFADIDLERMHEVLDNLISNAIKYSNPQKSIWVSAERLEGKIVIKVKDEGLGLTEEDTKRLFGKFSKLSARPTGGESSTGLGLAIVKQLVELHGGSIFAQSDGKNKGSTFVLILPAAPIS, from the coding sequence TTGAAACAATCATTCGCTGCCGTTTCTATGCATTGTACCTATATCAACTTTCAATTTTGCATCATTGGCAGTTTCCATTTTATTTCCATTAAACAATTTTCCCGCTTTCTTTTCTCTATTGTCTTTATTGCTACATCACTTTTCTCTCAAGAAAATTCTTCACCTGAAATTGCCCTTCCCGATTCACTTTCAAAGCCGTTAAAGCGCTGGTTTCAGGAAGGCATCGCAGATTCCAATTCAATACTCGCACTCAATCGTGCCTCTATTTATTTTGAAAATATTTTACCTGACTCGGCCATATCACTATCAAGGCTTTCCATTGAACTCGCAGAAAAAGTAAAGTTTAAGAAAGGCGAGGCTGAAGCACTTTTTAATCTAGCATATGCAGCCGATAATAAAGGGAATTTTCAGAATGCAATTGAGAATTATCTCAAAGCACTTTCTATTGAATATGAACTTCAAGATACCGCTAAGATTCTTACGACTTACAATCGTCTTGTGTCTTTGTTTGGAGAAAGCGAAAACAGCCAGCTTAGAGAAAAGTATTATCAAGAAGCGATTACTTTAACCCAAAACCCTCTGTACGACGAAATCAAAGCGCGAATACATGTGTCAAAAGCAATTTATACCGACGATTTAACTGAGAAAATTTCACTTTATCGTACTGCTGTAAATATGCTGGAGAAGTTAGATTTTCCAAATCGATTATCACTTTATTATTCTTTTTTAGGGAGAGCATTGGCAAGGAATAAACAATACGAAGAAGGCGAGGTTTTCTTATGGAAGGCGATAAAACTTGCAGAAAAAATTGGTGACAAGCGTAAAATTGCCGATAGTTATTATGGGCTTGCGGAAATGAATGTTGCTGCAACTCGGTTGACCAACGCTGTTTCTTACTTTAAACTTGCTATAAAAAATTATACCGAACTTGGGAAATCGTCAGATAAAACCAACGCTGCTTTTGCCTATCGAGAATTATCAAAGATATCGTTAGGTACTGGTGACTTGGTCAGTGCAATTGATTTTGGAAAAAGCAGCCTTCGATTTACACAAGAAGCCGGAGAAATAGGGCTTCAAACTGAAATTTACGAGTACCTATCTTCCTTATATGAAAAGAAAAAAGATTTCTCAACGGCTTTGGCCTACCATAAACGCTTTGCTGAATTAGCAGATTCGACCAAAATGATGGAATCGAATGAGAAAATTTCCTCTCTTGAACTACGTTTAAGAAATCAACTCAAAGACCGCGAAATTGAATTGCTACGAACCGAAAATGCGCTGAAAGCCTCTGAAGCCGAACAAAATAAACTTTTGCGCAATGCACTGATCGGAATAATTATTCTTACCATTGTTGTTGTGATTTTGATTTACAGACAATTTGTAATCAAAAAGCGATCAGAATTAACACTCTCAGAAAAAAATGCCCAACTCAATGAAGCCGTTGTGTTTGCAGAACGCGAACGCTTGCGTGCTGAAGAGGCGAGTATCATGAAAACAGAGTTTCTGAATATTGCAGCGCATGATTTAAAGAACCCATTACAAACCGTTTTAGGATTTTCAAGTTTAATTGGAGAACACAAATCTGCGAATGAAGATATTAACCGAATGAGCCGAGTTGTTCAGTCATCAACTGTACGTATGATCAGAATCATTGACGAGGTCCTTAACCTTGCCAACATCGAATCCCCAACCTTCGAGCTTTATAAAGTAAACACAGACTTGGGTTTACTCCTTTCACAAGTCATTGAACAGAATCTTCCAAATGCTGAAAAAAAGGGACAAAAATTAAACCTTACGCTTTCAACTTCTTCATTTCAAGGCAATCTCTTTGCAGATATTGATCTCGAGCGTATGCATGAAGTTTTAGATAACCTCATTTCAAATGCAATCAAGTATTCAAACCCTCAAAAATCAATCTGGGTCTCTGCCGAGCGTCTAGAAGGAAAAATCGTTATCAAAGTAAAAGATGAGGGACTTGGGCTTACGGAGGAAGACACGAAAAGGCTTTTCGGAAAATTTTCAAAACTTTCTGCAAGACCAACAGGAGGAGAAAGCTCGACCGGTTTGGGACTTGCGATTGTAAAGCAACTGGTTGAACTTCACGGGGGCAGTATCTTTGCGCAAAGCGACGGGAAGAACAAAGGGAGTACTTTTGTGTTGATCCTCCCCGCCGCACCGATTTCATAA
- a CDS encoding thioesterase family protein yields MKKHETRLRVRSYELDFFGHVNNAVFLNYLEFSRVEFMRSLGVTFEEFYRIKQLPVVVNVTINYKRPCLLDDEILVTTAVSKVGNSSFTIHSEGYNVTDGNQLAFDADVTLAMMDTEKGSSSPLPDMLREKLNSVTWSQS; encoded by the coding sequence ATGAAAAAACACGAAACACGATTAAGGGTTCGCAGTTACGAACTCGATTTTTTTGGGCATGTCAATAATGCTGTTTTTCTCAATTATTTGGAATTCTCAAGGGTTGAATTTATGCGCTCTTTGGGAGTAACGTTTGAAGAGTTTTACAGAATCAAGCAATTGCCTGTGGTGGTTAATGTAACTATCAATTACAAACGCCCCTGCCTTCTTGATGATGAGATACTTGTTACTACCGCCGTTTCAAAAGTTGGAAATTCTTCTTTTACCATTCATAGTGAAGGGTATAATGTGACCGATGGGAACCAACTTGCTTTTGACGCCGATGTCACATTGGCGATGATGGATACCGAAAAAGGATCATCTTCGCCGTTGCCCGATATGTTACGAGAAAAATTGAATTCTGTAACGTGGTCTCAAAGTTAA
- a CDS encoding transglycosylase SLT domain-containing protein produces the protein MIQNAKQLLIRNKLFYSFSLFIIGVFFSAILVGFIDSLLAQSTLKTGTKPDTSFTATAVPYSDYIAFDSLFVTGQLERLIAKDTSKTEEEIFVDNEEISAEQFADRLEHLRDLYDFVSNSTYSHQSIRDSLILSVSIISEMMETEGVEEDFEFSRVAYFLLQSYYERVKKLEFLDSDNPVLSIHEKLFGTPNNEINVDEKLFQGIFLPKTKIPITLNAEVKRFIIYFSTVHRKHFERYLSRASYYFPTVGKYIKEVGAPQELLYLSLVESGVNPHAKSRASAVGMWQFMKGTGRLYGLSGNQWFDERRNLEKSTRASAKHLIDLYNIYDDWYLALAAYNAGPGKINRAIKRAKEKNFWAIKKYIRRETREYVPRFIAASIIALNPERFGFQPMNYAEPMKYDEVEVNACLSFEVISTFTGISVDSLEFFNPELTKKMTPPALKGYKLKVPFGKGKEAKEMIAAIPETERSYHIPFKAKREESIKTIAKKYGVSVPYLMSFNSLKTDKIKKGAVIMIPANEITFTSLNVTPKDLSDDSRERRSTRRYRKRKTRTTKTSPSVIKKVSLR, from the coding sequence ATGATACAAAACGCGAAGCAGTTGTTAATTAGAAATAAGCTTTTTTATTCGTTCTCTCTATTCATTATTGGGGTATTTTTTTCAGCGATTTTAGTCGGTTTTATAGATTCACTTCTCGCCCAATCAACATTGAAGACTGGAACAAAACCAGATACGAGTTTCACGGCAACTGCGGTTCCATATAGTGATTATATAGCCTTTGATTCATTATTTGTAACCGGTCAACTTGAACGACTTATTGCGAAGGATACTTCAAAAACGGAAGAGGAAATTTTTGTTGATAATGAAGAAATCTCGGCTGAACAATTTGCAGACCGGTTAGAACACTTGCGAGATCTTTATGATTTTGTTTCGAATTCAACCTATTCTCATCAATCAATTCGAGATTCTTTAATTCTCTCCGTTAGCATCATTTCAGAAATGATGGAAACAGAAGGGGTTGAGGAAGATTTTGAATTTTCAAGAGTTGCCTATTTCTTACTTCAATCTTATTACGAACGCGTAAAAAAATTAGAATTTCTTGATAGCGATAACCCCGTCCTTTCAATCCACGAAAAGCTTTTCGGGACACCCAATAATGAGATAAATGTAGATGAAAAACTTTTTCAAGGTATTTTTCTTCCAAAAACAAAAATCCCCATTACGCTCAATGCAGAAGTAAAACGGTTTATCATTTATTTTTCTACCGTTCATCGAAAGCACTTTGAACGCTACCTCTCAAGAGCCTCCTATTATTTCCCTACCGTCGGAAAATATATCAAGGAAGTTGGTGCACCTCAGGAACTTTTGTATTTAAGTTTGGTTGAAAGTGGTGTAAATCCGCATGCCAAAAGCCGCGCTAGCGCTGTCGGAATGTGGCAGTTTATGAAGGGGACGGGAAGGCTCTACGGGCTTTCAGGGAATCAGTGGTTTGATGAACGGAGAAATCTTGAAAAATCAACACGCGCCAGTGCAAAACACTTAATCGATCTCTACAACATTTATGACGATTGGTATCTCGCGCTTGCTGCTTACAATGCGGGACCCGGAAAGATTAATCGTGCAATAAAACGTGCAAAAGAAAAAAACTTTTGGGCAATCAAAAAATATATTCGCCGCGAAACCCGCGAATATGTGCCTCGCTTTATCGCCGCTTCAATTATTGCGCTTAACCCGGAGCGCTTTGGATTTCAACCGATGAATTATGCAGAACCAATGAAGTATGACGAGGTTGAAGTCAATGCATGCTTGAGTTTTGAAGTCATTTCAACTTTTACCGGAATTAGTGTCGATAGTCTTGAGTTTTTTAATCCTGAACTTACCAAAAAAATGACCCCTCCAGCGCTGAAAGGGTATAAGCTGAAAGTCCCATTCGGTAAGGGGAAAGAAGCCAAGGAAATGATTGCCGCCATTCCCGAAACCGAACGAAGTTACCATATCCCGTTTAAGGCAAAACGTGAAGAAAGCATTAAAACCATCGCAAAAAAATATGGGGTTTCAGTTCCATATCTGATGTCGTTTAATTCGCTCAAGACTGATAAAATCAAGAAAGGGGCGGTAATAATGATTCCTGCAAACGAAATCACGTTTACTTCATTAAATGTTACGCCAAAAGATCTCTCTGACGATAGCCGTGAAAGAAGAAGCACAAGGCGTTATCGCAAACGAAAAACAAGAACTACGAAAACTTCACCCTCGGTCATCAAAAAAGTAAGTTTGAGATAA
- a CDS encoding zinc-dependent metalloprotease has product MKCTLTFVLFFTAILLHAQPKQENESIAAKTAQMTKLPGLFNLYWESKQGKLWMEIEHFEKDILYYSSLPVGVGSNDLGLDRGQLGSELVVRFQRIGNKVLLIQQNLEYRAITKDSLELKAVEESFAKSVIWGFEVALEEKGRILVDATQFFMRDVHGVAQAMRRSRQGAYQIDISKSAFYLPNTKSFPNNTEVETILTFVGSEPGGYLREVVPTPENVTVRMHHSLVLLPDINASNAYKPRAFDPRAGYFPMSYMDFATPIDQSIRKRFITRHRLEKKNPTEAKSEALKPIIYYLDSGTPEPVRSALLEGARWWNEAFEAAGFINAFRVELLPTDADPMDVRYNVIQWVHRSSRGWSYGASITDPRTGEILKGKVTLGSLRVRQDYLIAEAFLSPYSTSNTISSEMKQMALARLRQLSAHEVGHTLGLAHNYFSSIRNRSSVMDYPHPYITLKDGKIRFDSAYSIGIGEWDKISIRYGYESIPSSKDEKSELKKIITEGIKAGQLFLTDQDARPFSSSHPLAHLWDNGSNPADELKRLLQVREVALRQFSESAIQMGEPLSRLEEPLVPLFLAHRYQVEACAKLIAGESYSFKLRGDDSHELKIVPRKEQLAALESLLLSLEPKALTISESILKLLPPQAFGYNRTREYFPRKTGDSFDPVSAAEVSVNHVFALLLNEERLTRLVQFHARNNENPSLLEVLNLTQKFIWDRELKEGLEAEIGKMIQSNYIIHLGKILSNETVSTQVKAEIRFHLLGLKASISKKNKRNGKFESHQQYALFMIEQSLKGELKTGSQVLPQIPPGQPIGIFDYQEGFGCHLSERN; this is encoded by the coding sequence ATGAAATGTACTTTAACCTTCGTGCTTTTTTTCACTGCAATTCTTCTTCATGCCCAACCGAAACAAGAGAATGAATCGATTGCCGCGAAGACTGCGCAAATGACTAAACTTCCGGGTCTTTTCAATTTGTATTGGGAGTCAAAGCAAGGAAAACTTTGGATGGAAATCGAACATTTTGAAAAAGATATTCTTTACTATTCATCTTTACCGGTAGGTGTCGGGTCAAATGACTTGGGCTTAGATCGAGGTCAGTTGGGAAGCGAACTTGTTGTGCGATTTCAAAGAATCGGGAATAAAGTGTTATTGATTCAACAGAATTTGGAGTACCGTGCAATTACCAAAGACTCCTTAGAATTAAAAGCAGTTGAGGAATCGTTCGCGAAATCAGTCATTTGGGGTTTCGAAGTTGCCTTAGAAGAAAAAGGTAGAATTCTTGTAGATGCCACGCAATTTTTTATGCGCGATGTACACGGGGTCGCTCAAGCAATGCGCCGTTCAAGACAAGGCGCATATCAAATCGATATCTCAAAATCGGCTTTTTACTTGCCAAATACGAAGTCGTTTCCAAATAACACAGAGGTAGAAACCATTTTAACTTTTGTCGGCTCAGAACCGGGGGGATATCTCAGAGAAGTTGTTCCAACACCCGAAAATGTGACGGTGCGAATGCATCACTCGTTAGTTCTACTCCCAGATATCAACGCGTCAAATGCATATAAACCAAGAGCGTTTGATCCTAGGGCAGGGTATTTTCCGATGTCTTATATGGATTTTGCGACACCAATTGATCAATCAATTCGAAAGAGATTCATCACGCGTCATCGCTTAGAAAAGAAAAACCCAACAGAGGCAAAAAGCGAAGCCCTCAAACCCATTATTTATTACTTGGATTCCGGAACACCTGAACCAGTTCGTAGTGCCTTGTTGGAGGGTGCACGATGGTGGAATGAAGCATTTGAAGCCGCAGGATTTATCAATGCATTTCGAGTTGAGTTACTCCCTACCGATGCCGACCCAATGGATGTTCGGTATAACGTGATTCAGTGGGTTCACCGGTCTTCACGAGGCTGGTCTTATGGCGCAAGCATTACCGACCCACGTACCGGTGAAATTCTAAAAGGAAAAGTAACCTTAGGTTCGTTGAGGGTTCGACAAGATTATCTGATTGCTGAGGCTTTTTTATCACCTTACTCAACTTCCAACACCATCTCGTCTGAAATGAAGCAAATGGCTCTTGCGAGGCTTCGCCAACTCTCCGCTCACGAAGTCGGTCATACTTTAGGATTGGCTCATAATTACTTTTCAAGCATAAGAAATAGATCTTCTGTAATGGATTATCCGCACCCTTATATCACGCTTAAAGATGGGAAAATTCGATTTGATAGTGCTTATTCAATTGGGATTGGAGAATGGGACAAAATTTCAATCCGATATGGATACGAATCCATTCCATCATCAAAAGATGAAAAAAGTGAACTCAAAAAAATTATAACGGAGGGAATCAAGGCAGGTCAACTATTCCTCACCGACCAAGATGCAAGGCCATTTTCCAGTTCACACCCGCTAGCACATTTGTGGGATAATGGTTCAAACCCTGCCGACGAATTAAAACGATTGCTTCAAGTTAGAGAAGTTGCTCTTCGTCAGTTTTCAGAATCTGCAATCCAAATGGGTGAACCGCTCAGCAGACTTGAAGAACCGCTTGTTCCGCTTTTTTTAGCCCATCGTTATCAAGTTGAAGCTTGTGCAAAATTAATTGCAGGTGAATCTTATTCATTTAAGCTAAGAGGCGATGACTCCCACGAGTTAAAAATTGTTCCGAGAAAAGAGCAACTCGCGGCTTTGGAGTCACTGCTTTTGTCTCTTGAACCAAAAGCATTAACGATTTCAGAATCAATCTTAAAATTGCTTCCCCCGCAAGCCTTTGGATATAACCGAACAAGGGAATATTTCCCAAGAAAAACCGGCGACTCCTTCGATCCCGTTTCAGCTGCCGAGGTATCTGTCAATCATGTTTTCGCTCTGCTTTTGAATGAAGAGCGGCTGACACGACTCGTGCAGTTTCATGCTCGAAATAATGAGAACCCTTCTCTTCTTGAAGTTTTGAATCTCACCCAAAAGTTTATCTGGGATAGGGAGTTGAAAGAAGGGCTTGAAGCAGAAATCGGAAAAATGATTCAATCCAATTACATCATTCATTTAGGAAAAATCCTTTCGAATGAAACGGTTTCTACTCAAGTAAAGGCTGAAATTCGATTTCATTTACTTGGTCTTAAGGCGAGTATCTCGAAAAAAAACAAACGAAATGGAAAGTTTGAAAGCCATCAACAGTATGCACTGTTCATGATTGAACAGTCGTTAAAAGGTGAATTGAAAACAGGGTCACAGGTTTTACCTCAAATTCCACCCGGTCAGCCTATCGGAATTTTTGATTATCAAGAGGGTTTCGGATGTCACTTAAGCGAGAGAAACTAA
- a CDS encoding acyl-ACP desaturase: protein MSRLEVMKHLEKTVEGVLGEYLRPIDSNWQPSELLPDSTSGNFFESIKDIQDKAKSFSNDFLAVLIGDTITEEALPTYESWLYAAEGISPRENDYESPWLKWTRSWTAEENRHGDALNKYLTYCGRINMREVETTTQYLIADGFNIQTGQDPYRNFVYTSFQEMATNISHRRVASLAKQEGDELLAKICGMIASDENRHARAYSFFADKIFEVDPNEMMLAFADMMRKKIVMPAHFMRELGGGAGETFKHFSDSAQRLGVYTSTDYIDILKYHLERWKIDAITGLDAEAEKARDFVMNLPLRLEKISERIKVPTDAYHFRWISA from the coding sequence ATGAGTAGATTAGAAGTAATGAAACATTTGGAGAAGACCGTTGAGGGCGTTCTTGGTGAGTATCTTCGTCCCATTGACAGCAACTGGCAACCCTCCGAGTTATTACCCGACTCTACCTCAGGCAACTTTTTTGAATCGATCAAAGATATTCAAGACAAAGCAAAGTCTTTTTCGAACGACTTCTTAGCCGTTTTAATTGGGGATACAATCACTGAAGAGGCTTTACCTACTTACGAATCTTGGCTTTACGCTGCAGAAGGTATTTCACCTCGTGAAAATGATTATGAAAGCCCTTGGCTTAAATGGACTCGCTCTTGGACAGCAGAAGAAAATCGCCACGGAGATGCTTTGAATAAATATTTAACCTATTGCGGCAGAATTAATATGCGTGAGGTTGAAACGACCACACAATACTTAATTGCAGATGGCTTTAATATTCAAACCGGGCAAGACCCATATCGCAATTTTGTCTATACCTCCTTTCAAGAAATGGCCACAAATATCTCGCATCGAAGAGTTGCTTCTTTAGCCAAACAAGAAGGTGATGAATTGCTTGCAAAGATTTGTGGAATGATTGCTTCAGACGAAAATCGACATGCAAGAGCTTATAGTTTTTTTGCCGATAAAATCTTTGAGGTTGACCCTAATGAAATGATGTTGGCATTTGCGGATATGATGCGAAAGAAGATTGTTATGCCTGCACACTTTATGCGCGAATTGGGCGGCGGTGCTGGCGAAACCTTCAAACATTTTAGCGACTCTGCGCAGCGCCTTGGGGTTTACACTTCAACCGATTACATTGATATCCTCAAATATCATTTAGAACGCTGGAAGATCGACGCAATTACCGGCTTGGATGCGGAAGCTGAAAAAGCACGAGACTTTGTGATGAATTTGCCACTGAGATTAGAAAAAATTTCAGAAAGAATTAAAGTGCCTACAGACGCTTACCACTTTCGTTGGATTTCAGCATAA